The following coding sequences lie in one Candidatus Marinarcus aquaticus genomic window:
- a CDS encoding DUF2589 domain-containing protein, which translates to MALGEEFKGLPMESLIGAPLTAACDSNLKLARTTAEFIDSVGFITEKDGTKTVRTAQFAYNVMTDKGVEKKVDIDVPLLAVVQIPSLKVDMVDITFDMEIKTSEQSKESSSKEGSFQAELSAGWGPVSIKASVSGSVSSHKENTRSTDKSAKYHVQVKAVDHGMPEGLARVLDIMNKAIVPKGLPENKESKKQEKAA; encoded by the coding sequence ATGGCATTAGGTGAAGAATTCAAAGGCTTACCAATGGAGTCCTTAATTGGAGCTCCTTTAACAGCTGCATGCGACTCTAACTTAAAGTTAGCACGAACGACGGCTGAGTTTATTGATTCAGTGGGTTTCATCACAGAAAAAGATGGTACTAAAACGGTAAGAACAGCACAATTTGCTTACAACGTTATGACCGATAAAGGAGTCGAGAAAAAAGTCGATATCGATGTTCCTTTACTCGCAGTTGTACAAATTCCAAGTTTAAAAGTGGACATGGTGGATATCACGTTTGATATGGAGATTAAAACTTCTGAACAATCAAAAGAATCCAGCAGCAAAGAAGGAAGTTTTCAAGCTGAATTATCTGCAGGTTGGGGACCCGTGAGCATTAAAGCTTCTGTCTCAGGTTCAGTCTCTTCTCATAAAGAAAACACCCGAAGTACTGATAAATCTGCAAAATATCATGTCCAAGTCAAAGCTGTAGATCATGGTATGCCAGAAGGGCTTGCGCGTGTGCTTGATATCATGAACAAAGCGATTGTTCCCAAAGGATTACCCGAAAACAAAGAGAGTAAAAAACAAGAAAAAGCGGCATAA
- a CDS encoding DUF2589 domain-containing protein — MAIFLDNVLKAIHNSVIEAQKISEQQHMRALGRYFYLNKNKESMEQEGISIEDLGMPKNVDVKLPFLTENQIVYHDVAIPLIALNPPSSIKIKNMKVSFEAKITGVDESQKKEKGFFRYFQTKDGQQQIEKPSDNSPKGPIQLDLTGSNKNAGMAKIEIEFENSDVPETFARINDHIVKSFPF; from the coding sequence ATGGCTATTTTTTTAGATAATGTGCTCAAAGCAATTCATAATTCAGTCATTGAAGCTCAAAAAATTTCAGAACAGCAACACATGCGTGCCTTGGGACGTTATTTTTATTTGAATAAAAATAAAGAGAGCATGGAACAAGAGGGAATCAGCATTGAGGATTTAGGTATGCCTAAAAATGTGGATGTTAAACTCCCTTTTTTAACCGAAAACCAAATTGTTTATCATGATGTTGCCATCCCTTTAATCGCTTTGAACCCTCCAAGTTCGATCAAAATTAAGAATATGAAAGTCAGCTTTGAAGCCAAAATCACAGGTGTGGATGAGAGTCAAAAAAAAGAGAAGGGTTTTTTTCGTTATTTTCAAACAAAAGATGGGCAACAACAAATTGAAAAACCAAGCGATAACTCTCCCAAAGGGCCAATTCAGCTTGATTTAACAGGAAGCAATAAAAATGCAGGAATGGCAAAAATCGAAATTGAGTTTGAGAATTCAGACGTACCCGAAACCTTTGCCCGAATCAACGATCATATCGTTAAAAGTTTTCCATTTTAA
- a CDS encoding SDR family NAD(P)-dependent oxidoreductase, translated as MANILITGCSSGIGRETALYLKQHSHRVFATARTQEDVQELQTLGLESYLLDLTQYDTIHSTLENILAVAGSLDVVFNNAGYGQPGAVEDLTTEVLKEQFESNLFGLHELTCAAIKIMRQQGYGKIIQHSSVLGIIALKFRGAYNASKYAIEGLNDTLRQELMGSNIHISVLNTGPVTSKFRENALKKFKQNIQIEGSAFEKVYKNELKARLENTQDSTPFNLPAIEVAKVVLRIIETKQPKPRYYITKATHLLGAFKRILPTSWLDRLLNKI; from the coding sequence TTGGCCAACATACTTATAACGGGCTGTTCAAGTGGAATTGGACGAGAAACCGCACTGTACTTAAAACAGCATTCACATCGTGTATTTGCAACCGCACGAACACAAGAAGATGTGCAAGAACTTCAAACATTGGGCTTAGAGAGTTATTTGCTTGATCTTACTCAATACGACACAATACACTCAACACTTGAAAACATTTTAGCTGTAGCAGGCAGTTTGGATGTGGTCTTTAACAATGCAGGATATGGACAACCCGGTGCCGTGGAAGATTTAACAACCGAAGTTTTAAAAGAGCAGTTTGAAAGCAATCTATTTGGTCTACATGAACTCACTTGTGCAGCTATTAAAATCATGAGACAACAAGGTTATGGCAAAATCATCCAACACAGCTCCGTATTGGGCATCATTGCGTTAAAATTCAGAGGAGCATACAATGCGAGTAAATATGCCATTGAAGGATTAAATGATACCTTACGGCAAGAACTCATGGGCAGTAATATTCATATTTCTGTGCTTAATACAGGGCCTGTTACGAGTAAATTCAGAGAGAATGCCCTTAAAAAATTTAAACAAAATATCCAAATAGAAGGAAGTGCGTTTGAAAAAGTATACAAAAATGAACTCAAAGCACGCTTAGAGAATACTCAAGACAGCACACCTTTTAACCTTCCTGCTATTGAAGTGGCAAAAGTTGTTCTTAGAATCATAGAAACAAAACAGCCTAAACCACGATATTATATCACTAAAGCCACACATCTTTTAGGAGCCTTTAAGCGTATTCTTCCTACTTCATGGTTGGACAGATTGCTCAATAAAATTTAA
- a CDS encoding SIR2 family NAD-dependent protein deacylase, whose product MSAKVIIFSGAGLSASSGISTFRERDGLWEKHDINEICMAGCLEWNYDNTIEFYNKRRKDIKDKHPNAAHKMIAQFKEKFSQYIEVITQNVDDLLEKAGCQDVLHLHGFLKELRCMQCETVVTVQYEIQTKENSICKKCGAKLRPNIVFFGEHAPLYEKLYEKLQSCGLLVVIGTSGNVIDVNYLSQYADIAVLNNLEKSDAIYEECFEKIYYEDAVTASKKIEQDIINYIENGYV is encoded by the coding sequence ATGAGTGCAAAGGTGATTATTTTCAGTGGTGCAGGTTTGAGTGCCAGCAGTGGTATTTCTACTTTTAGAGAGCGTGATGGGCTTTGGGAGAAACATGATATCAATGAGATTTGCATGGCAGGATGTTTAGAGTGGAACTATGATAACACGATTGAATTTTACAACAAACGTCGTAAAGACATTAAAGACAAACACCCCAATGCCGCTCATAAAATGATTGCACAATTCAAAGAGAAGTTTTCTCAATATATTGAAGTCATTACTCAAAATGTGGATGATTTGCTTGAAAAAGCAGGGTGTCAAGATGTGTTGCATTTGCATGGATTTTTAAAAGAGTTACGGTGTATGCAGTGTGAAACGGTTGTGACTGTGCAGTATGAAATACAAACAAAAGAGAACTCAATTTGTAAGAAATGTGGTGCAAAATTGCGTCCTAATATTGTCTTTTTTGGTGAACATGCACCCCTGTATGAAAAACTTTATGAAAAGCTTCAATCATGCGGACTGTTAGTGGTTATTGGCACCAGTGGCAATGTGATTGATGTGAATTATCTCTCTCAATATGCTGATATTGCAGTGTTAAACAATTTAGAGAAAAGCGATGCAATTTATGAAGAGTGTTTTGAAAAAATCTATTATGAAGATGCCGTCACTGCTTCTAAAAAGATTGAACAAGATATTATAAACTACATTGAAAATGGATATGTATGA
- a CDS encoding TIGR02757 family protein translates to MTLKEQLDLEVAYRNKECELSLDKPDPLLVARTCEDEFSMLLCALFAYGNAKLIVQFLQSLDFSLLNESEERIQKELQGKYYRFQNEADIQNIFIALRRLKQEQSLETIFYKAYSKEQSVLEGIDALIAAIRSVSEYESQGYNFLLSKAMKRDKFHQIKTVGNAPYKRWNMFLRWMVRKDCLDLGFWTKVESKDLILPLDTHTFHVSRHLGLLERKTYDLHSAVLVTEKLKEFDAQDPVKYDFALYRIGQEKIY, encoded by the coding sequence ATGACATTAAAAGAGCAATTAGATTTAGAAGTAGCTTACAGAAATAAAGAGTGTGAACTCTCTTTGGATAAACCTGATCCACTATTAGTTGCTCGAACGTGCGAAGATGAGTTCAGTATGCTGTTGTGTGCTCTGTTTGCTTATGGCAATGCAAAACTCATTGTACAATTTCTTCAAAGTTTGGATTTTTCACTTCTAAATGAATCTGAAGAACGCATACAAAAAGAGTTACAAGGGAAGTATTACCGTTTTCAAAATGAAGCAGATATTCAAAATATTTTTATTGCACTGCGCAGGTTAAAACAAGAACAAAGTTTAGAAACAATCTTTTACAAAGCATACTCAAAAGAGCAGAGTGTACTTGAAGGCATTGATGCACTCATTGCCGCTATTCGTTCTGTGTCAGAATATGAGTCTCAAGGTTACAATTTTCTACTCTCTAAAGCGATGAAAAGAGATAAATTCCATCAGATAAAAACTGTGGGCAATGCCCCTTACAAACGTTGGAACATGTTTTTGCGTTGGATGGTGAGAAAAGATTGCTTGGATTTAGGCTTTTGGACTAAGGTTGAGAGTAAAGATTTGATTCTGCCTTTGGATACACATACGTTTCATGTATCTCGCCATTTGGGTCTGTTAGAACGAAAAACATATGATTTACATTCAGCCGTACTGGTCACAGAAAAACTCAAAGAGTTTGATGCGCAGGACCCTGTTAAATACGACTTCGCATTGTACAGAATCGGGCAGGAGAAAATATATTAA
- a CDS encoding PAS domain S-box protein: protein MKTLTKEGFNTVELSDIKEVYNYLDTHEVDYLLMGSKSNEFTSLIEQKNYKHVKKIIFDDSLELIDEALLLSNRIIEVIGTQYDIESKIKNLPNLLERFEKNSYKTVLVTSEDEQTLKKIELALINRNFEVLTSQSNNEVLELVQKHTIDMVLLDLELNEKTYEFFIQNRNHLIEELGVSLIVSTASHISAQFIKNTLRSGVVDILRKPLLLDELVVKIELSIENSEQAWELKCSTQLLEQYKSTVDRSSIVSKTDPKGMITYVNEAFCKISGYTQKELLGKAHNLVRHPDMDPLIFKDMWYTIKELKQPWKGKVKNRKKDGSDYWVQTIINPIINANGEIIEYIGIRTDITDVERTKEYFQKQYNITRGNFNEVMNLSKLYEDAIEQSNIILRIDTQRKITYANEMFYEISGYRKEELIGQPYNIIKRPDDVKKSFIDAMWKTIEAGKIWKGQLKNINKKGKVYHSIATVVPIKNAKGEILEYMSIRKDITPVVELHEELEATQREIVYKMGEIGETRSKETGNHVKRVAEYSQLLGKLSGLSEKECEILFTASPMHDIGKVGIPDAILHKPGKLDEKEWKIMKSHSTIGYNILKNSKREVLKAAAIVAREHHEKWNGTGYPRKLKGEDIHIFGRITALADVFDALGSDRCYKKAWKDEDIFKLIKEERAEHFDPNLVDLFFDHVDSFKAIRDKYQDKIE, encoded by the coding sequence ATGAAAACTCTTACAAAAGAGGGGTTTAATACAGTTGAACTCTCTGACATAAAGGAAGTATATAACTACTTGGATACCCACGAGGTGGATTATCTTTTAATGGGGAGTAAAAGCAATGAGTTTACAAGTCTTATTGAACAAAAAAATTATAAACACGTTAAAAAAATTATTTTTGATGACTCTTTGGAGTTAATTGATGAAGCGTTATTGCTTTCAAATCGCATCATTGAAGTCATTGGTACTCAATACGATATTGAATCAAAAATAAAAAACTTACCCAATTTGTTAGAACGTTTTGAAAAAAACAGCTATAAAACGGTGTTGGTAACTTCTGAGGATGAACAAACACTCAAAAAAATAGAGTTGGCTTTAATCAATCGTAATTTTGAAGTATTAACTTCTCAATCCAATAATGAAGTGCTTGAATTGGTTCAAAAACACACTATTGATATGGTATTACTGGACTTAGAACTTAATGAAAAGACATATGAGTTTTTTATTCAAAATCGAAATCACTTAATTGAAGAGTTGGGGGTAAGTTTGATTGTTTCAACTGCTTCACATATTTCAGCACAATTTATTAAAAATACACTTCGAAGTGGAGTCGTAGATATACTGCGAAAGCCTCTTTTGCTCGATGAGCTAGTGGTTAAAATTGAGTTAAGTATTGAAAACAGTGAACAAGCGTGGGAATTGAAATGTTCCACTCAATTGTTAGAACAGTACAAAAGTACAGTTGATCGTAGCAGTATTGTCTCTAAAACAGACCCTAAAGGTATGATTACCTATGTCAATGAAGCATTTTGTAAAATCTCAGGTTACACTCAAAAAGAACTCTTAGGCAAAGCACACAATCTTGTCCGACATCCTGATATGGATCCTTTAATATTTAAAGATATGTGGTACACCATTAAAGAGTTGAAACAACCTTGGAAAGGTAAAGTTAAAAACCGAAAAAAAGATGGCAGTGATTATTGGGTACAAACCATCATTAATCCCATAATTAATGCCAATGGAGAGATCATAGAGTATATTGGTATTCGCACAGATATTACTGATGTGGAACGAACCAAAGAGTATTTTCAAAAGCAGTATAACATCACACGAGGAAACTTCAATGAAGTGATGAACCTTTCAAAACTTTATGAAGATGCGATTGAACAAAGCAATATTATTTTACGAATAGATACCCAAAGAAAAATCACCTATGCCAATGAGATGTTTTATGAGATAAGTGGTTATAGAAAAGAGGAACTTATTGGTCAACCTTATAATATCATTAAACGTCCCGATGATGTAAAAAAGAGTTTCATTGATGCCATGTGGAAAACCATTGAAGCAGGAAAGATATGGAAAGGACAACTTAAAAATATCAATAAGAAAGGAAAAGTGTATCACTCAATAGCTACGGTGGTGCCTATTAAAAATGCTAAAGGTGAAATTTTAGAGTATATGAGTATACGAAAAGACATTACACCTGTTGTTGAGTTACATGAAGAACTCGAAGCCACTCAAAGAGAGATTGTGTATAAAATGGGTGAAATAGGGGAAACAAGAAGCAAAGAGACTGGCAATCATGTTAAACGAGTTGCTGAGTACTCTCAACTTCTTGGAAAGCTTTCTGGTTTAAGTGAAAAAGAGTGTGAGATCCTTTTTACTGCTAGTCCAATGCATGACATTGGAAAAGTAGGCATTCCTGATGCAATTTTACATAAACCAGGAAAACTTGATGAAAAAGAGTGGAAAATAATGAAATCACACTCAACTATTGGGTACAACATTTTAAAAAATTCAAAGCGAGAAGTCTTAAAAGCAGCAGCAATTGTTGCACGAGAACATCATGAGAAATGGAATGGAACAGGCTATCCAAGAAAACTTAAAGGTGAAGATATTCATATATTTGGACGTATAACTGCACTTGCAGATGTATTTGATGCTTTGGGAAGTGACCGATGTTATAAAAAAGCGTGGAAAGATGAGGATATTTTCAAACTTATAAAAGAAGAACGGGCAGAACACTTTGATCCCAATTTAGTGGATCTGTTTTTTGATCATGTGGACTCTTTTAAGGCAATACGAGATAAATATCAAGATAAAATAGAGTAA
- a CDS encoding phytoene desaturase family protein: MSSNIKDLIIVGSGMGGALTGVLNQDKETLILEKEPNLGGCASSFKHHGYYYNTGATTLVGYEENHPLKRIFDKVGYTPNLKRSSIAIRTIQNGKVLDRVKDFETFLKALDEVYYHPNNRLFWETIKTLDELFWQLKSVHYAKHSLKAYQKTLSCVWELYGTFKNLLFKEASSYINEVLPNISKEYQAFIDAQLLITVQSSSKNIPLLSMALGLSYPFHDVFYVNNGMGQIFKELLEPLNVQKNEEVLKIEKHKNVLLVKTRKEEYQTKNVVINLPIFESFKLFDDYDSYLFYEQFHAHEQSAFVVYLKIKSKEKFLHHYQLILNKQIAHTTSQAMFVSFSDSEDTVLSKDGYSVTISMHTNVNFWKQLSISDYEVQKHRTQTQMIKEFLACFETLKAEHIESFFSATSKTFQRYINRSNCGGHVLTIENMLRFPACTTPFKGVYHVGDSVFAGQGWPGVALGVEVLQEELKRRF, translated from the coding sequence ATGAGTTCAAATATAAAAGATTTGATTATCGTAGGTTCGGGTATGGGTGGTGCACTTACAGGTGTACTTAACCAAGATAAAGAGACACTCATACTTGAAAAAGAACCAAACTTAGGAGGTTGCGCGAGCAGTTTTAAACATCATGGATATTATTATAATACGGGTGCTACAACGTTAGTGGGGTATGAAGAGAACCATCCTTTAAAACGTATTTTTGATAAGGTGGGTTATACACCCAATCTAAAAAGAAGTTCCATTGCTATTCGAACCATTCAAAACGGTAAAGTACTGGACAGAGTTAAAGATTTTGAGACGTTTTTAAAAGCACTGGATGAGGTCTATTATCATCCAAACAATCGACTTTTTTGGGAAACAATCAAAACACTCGATGAACTCTTTTGGCAACTAAAATCCGTGCATTATGCAAAGCACTCTTTGAAAGCCTATCAAAAGACATTGTCATGTGTTTGGGAGCTATATGGTACGTTTAAAAACCTGCTTTTTAAAGAGGCATCATCGTATATCAATGAAGTGTTGCCTAATATCTCTAAAGAGTACCAAGCTTTTATTGATGCTCAACTTCTTATTACGGTGCAAAGCAGTTCTAAAAATATTCCTCTTTTAAGTATGGCTTTGGGATTAAGTTATCCTTTTCATGATGTCTTTTATGTCAATAATGGAATGGGACAAATTTTCAAAGAGTTGCTTGAACCTTTGAATGTGCAGAAAAATGAAGAGGTTTTGAAAATAGAGAAACATAAAAATGTACTTTTAGTGAAAACACGCAAAGAGGAGTATCAAACAAAAAATGTGGTGATAAATCTGCCCATTTTTGAGAGCTTTAAACTTTTTGATGATTATGATTCATATCTTTTTTATGAACAGTTTCATGCTCATGAACAAAGTGCGTTTGTGGTCTATTTGAAAATTAAAAGCAAAGAGAAATTTTTGCACCATTATCAACTCATACTCAATAAGCAAATTGCGCATACCACATCACAAGCGATGTTTGTCTCTTTTTCAGACAGTGAAGATACAGTTCTGAGTAAAGATGGCTACAGTGTGACCATATCCATGCATACAAATGTAAACTTTTGGAAACAGCTCTCAATCAGCGATTATGAAGTGCAAAAACATCGTACACAAACACAAATGATTAAAGAGTTTTTAGCTTGTTTTGAAACACTTAAAGCAGAACACATTGAGAGTTTTTTCTCAGCCACATCAAAGACATTTCAGCGTTATATCAACCGAAGCAATTGTGGAGGACACGTGTTAACCATAGAGAATATGTTGAGATTTCCTGCTTGTACAACGCCTTTTAAAGGGGTGTATCATGTCGGTGATTCGGTGTTTGCAGGTCAAGGGTGGCCAGGTGTGGCTTTGGGTGTGGAGGTTTTACAAGAAGAACTTAAAAGAAGATTTTAG
- the thiD gene encoding bifunctional hydroxymethylpyrimidine kinase/phosphomethylpyrimidine kinase encodes MNVVLSIAGSDSSGGAGIQADLKTFEAFGVFGCSVLTVLTAQNTTGVNAISEIKPEFVKAQIEAVMNDFDVKAIKIGMLFSNDVIDVIKAFLQTVEHIPVVLDPVCISKSNVKLLSDDAIENLKTLFPYSTLITPNLYEAKMLFSDGFDTKKMSRFDECAVVIKNQKLHINGHDRSVDTLYKNGKTIQFDTPFLQSSHTHGTGCSFSSAIAANLALGKELKEAIALSKKFIYLGIKNAPHIGHGKGPIAHKKAAEICFIKEKREENRKT; translated from the coding sequence ATGAACGTTGTTTTAAGTATTGCAGGCAGTGACAGCAGTGGTGGAGCAGGCATACAAGCCGATTTAAAAACTTTTGAAGCCTTTGGTGTGTTTGGGTGCAGTGTATTGACCGTATTAACTGCACAAAATACGACAGGTGTGAATGCTATTTCTGAAATAAAGCCTGAGTTTGTAAAAGCTCAAATAGAGGCTGTTATGAATGATTTTGATGTAAAAGCGATTAAAATTGGTATGCTTTTTTCCAATGACGTCATTGATGTCATCAAAGCATTTTTACAAACAGTCGAGCATATTCCAGTGGTATTGGATCCCGTTTGTATCTCTAAAAGCAATGTAAAACTTCTCAGTGATGATGCCATAGAGAATTTAAAAACACTTTTCCCCTACAGCACGCTTATTACTCCGAATTTATATGAAGCAAAAATGCTTTTTTCTGATGGTTTTGATACAAAAAAAATGAGCAGATTTGATGAGTGTGCTGTGGTGATTAAAAATCAAAAGTTACATATTAATGGGCATGACCGTTCGGTTGATACGTTATATAAAAATGGAAAAACCATTCAGTTTGATACGCCATTTTTACAAAGCAGCCATACTCATGGCACAGGTTGTAGTTTTTCAAGTGCCATTGCTGCAAATTTGGCATTGGGCAAAGAACTTAAAGAAGCCATTGCTTTATCAAAAAAGTTTATCTATTTGGGCATTAAAAATGCACCCCATATTGGTCATGGGAAAGGGCCTATTGCACATAAAAAAGCAGCAGAAATTTGTTTTATCAAAGAAAAAAGAGAAGAAAATAGAAAGACATAA
- a CDS encoding HD-GYP domain-containing protein, protein MNQKSYIFTPIVKDILKEGDSYPYSLYRQVDEKLFGLILKKEQLLDPTVDTSFLRDTTPVFIKSSERHYYQQYIQKNISEILDNDEVDLDSKATLINHIAIETMNDLFESDVTSENLIKIDKVINNTIKLMLSEYKAMYSMLKVTTYDYYTYTHCIDVATYAIAFGIYLNFTKEDLEVLGKAAMLHDLGKKEIDSRIITKHGKLTKNEFEIVKDHPVFSVKILRDLGETDIRLLTAIAQHHEKCNGKGYPLGLKADEISEFAKIVSICDVFNALTTRRTYKDRMSTFSAFQIMCKEMMHDLSIYHLREFIQFMGYKDI, encoded by the coding sequence ATGAATCAGAAAAGTTATATCTTTACTCCCATAGTAAAAGATATTTTAAAAGAGGGTGATTCTTACCCTTATTCATTGTACAGACAAGTGGATGAAAAACTTTTTGGTTTAATATTAAAAAAAGAGCAGCTTCTTGACCCTACTGTTGACACCTCATTTTTGAGAGATACGACCCCTGTCTTTATTAAATCAAGTGAACGACACTATTATCAACAATACATACAAAAAAATATTTCAGAAATTTTAGATAACGATGAAGTCGATTTAGACTCCAAAGCGACTTTAATCAACCATATTGCTATTGAGACCATGAATGATCTTTTTGAAAGCGATGTGACATCAGAAAATTTGATTAAAATAGATAAGGTGATTAATAATACCATTAAACTGATGCTCAGTGAGTATAAAGCGATGTACTCTATGCTTAAAGTCACTACATATGACTATTATACCTATACGCACTGTATTGATGTAGCAACGTATGCTATTGCATTTGGTATCTATTTGAACTTTACCAAAGAGGATTTAGAGGTTTTAGGTAAAGCTGCCATGTTGCATGATTTGGGGAAAAAAGAGATTGACAGTCGAATCATCACCAAACATGGAAAACTGACCAAAAATGAATTTGAAATTGTCAAGGACCATCCTGTTTTTAGTGTGAAAATTTTGCGTGATTTGGGTGAGACCGATATCAGACTTTTAACTGCGATTGCCCAACATCATGAGAAGTGTAATGGAAAAGGGTACCCCTTAGGGTTAAAAGCAGATGAAATTTCTGAGTTTGCTAAAATAGTCTCTATTTGTGATGTATTTAATGCCTTAACTACGCGACGTACTTATAAAGATAGAATGAGTACTTTTAGTGCCTTTCAAATCATGTGTAAAGAGATGATGCACGATTTGTCTATTTATCATTTACGAGAATTTATACAGTTTATGGGGTATAAAGATATTTAA
- a CDS encoding glycoside hydrolase family 3 protein, with protein MLYRLFFALIFPFMILHAQPPSEMRIKKEIAHMLIIGFDEKKLSSQSQFIQQIKQYELGGVILFDRFYDDATRTKNIASFEQLKALTTQLKSANANILISVDQEGGRVERLKVKQGFKHTPSAQTISSLPDSEAKKAYDTLALQLRESGVNTNFAPVLDLALNLNNKVIYQLQRSYSKEPSQVVQYASVFMDALREQNIISVLKHFPGHGSSSEDSHKGFVDVSDTWSSKELEPYRQLIKQKQVPMIMIAHVFNQKWDTHYPATLSYNVNTKLLREQLGFKGVIVSDDMQMNAIRAHYSLEQSVVLAINSGVDILLFGNQLAYDSLESIINTIYKAYEKGLITYERIHTANQRIDLLKRRFLR; from the coding sequence ATGCTGTATCGACTTTTTTTCGCTCTTATTTTTCCTTTCATGATATTACATGCTCAACCCCCTTCTGAAATGCGTATTAAAAAAGAGATAGCGCATATGCTTATCATTGGTTTTGATGAAAAAAAACTCTCTTCTCAAAGTCAATTTATACAACAAATAAAACAGTATGAATTGGGTGGTGTAATACTTTTTGATCGCTTTTACGATGATGCAACTCGGACAAAAAATATTGCTTCGTTTGAACAACTCAAAGCTTTAACGACTCAACTTAAAAGCGCCAATGCAAATATTTTAATTTCCGTTGATCAAGAGGGAGGAAGAGTAGAGCGTTTAAAAGTCAAACAGGGTTTTAAACATACACCAAGTGCTCAAACAATAAGCAGTTTACCTGACAGTGAAGCAAAAAAAGCGTACGACACACTCGCTTTACAATTGCGAGAAAGTGGGGTTAATACCAATTTTGCTCCAGTGCTTGATTTGGCTTTAAATTTAAACAATAAAGTGATTTATCAGTTACAACGCAGTTATTCTAAAGAGCCATCACAAGTGGTGCAATATGCCTCCGTATTTATGGATGCTTTACGTGAACAAAATATTATCAGTGTATTAAAGCACTTTCCAGGGCATGGGTCTTCATCAGAAGATTCACATAAAGGGTTTGTGGATGTCTCTGATACTTGGAGTTCAAAAGAGTTAGAGCCTTATAGACAACTCATCAAACAAAAACAAGTACCCATGATCATGATAGCTCATGTCTTTAATCAAAAATGGGACACACACTATCCTGCAACGCTTTCATACAACGTCAATACAAAGTTATTGAGAGAGCAATTGGGTTTTAAAGGTGTCATTGTCAGTGATGACATGCAAATGAATGCCATACGAGCACACTACAGTTTAGAACAAAGTGTTGTATTGGCAATCAATTCAGGGGTCGATATACTGCTTTTTGGCAATCAATTGGCGTACGACTCTTTAGAGAGTATTATCAATACCATTTATAAAGCATATGAAAAAGGACTCATCACATATGAACGTATTCATACTGCTAATCAACGAATTGATCTATTAAAGCGTCGATTTCTTAGGTAA